TATAGGAGAACATGAACGAAATAACAAACGAACCGAGGAAAACCTTGCCTATTATAAGCCGATCCGAGTGGAGCGTAGGGGAGAATAAATGAGATGAAGCAAACACAAGTACAAGAGACTTTTTTACAGCGATTGTATCATAGTCACTATTTAGTACAAGATCACCGTGTTCATGGCATTTGTGCCGTTCCAGGCTTAGCTCTCATGGATATGGTTTATCGTGTAGCGGCTCTGTATCTCGATAAACAGCCTATAGAGTTGAGACAGGTTTTGTTCAAGCAGCCTATCGTGACATCAGAGGATTTTGACAAGAATATTTATGTTACGTTTACACCTATTGATTCTTACTGGAAAGTGACGATCACCAGCCAAAAAATAAAAGATGACGTGATTATTGATCAGCAAATGGAAGTAAACATGGAATGCTTTATGTATGTCATGAATAATAGGAATAACTCCCAAGCATTCGATGTGCAAGCCTTCATGAAGCAATCCACCAAGCAGTGGGATATGGATCAAATGTACGATTTAGTGCGAAAGACGAAAATCTTCCATGATACTTTCATGAAAACGGAAGGCACGGTGTATCAATGGGGGAATCAGGAATTAATGGAGCTTAGACTTAGTAGCCTAGCAGAATCCTACCTCGATCAATTTTATGCCCATGCCGCTTTTTTAGATGGATCATGTTTAGCTGGAGCGTCTTTTATGGTAACGGGGATGCAATACAATATTTTTCAGAAGAATACGCCTTATATACCATTTATGCTTGAACGGTTTTGTATCTATAAGCCTTTGCCAAATAAGGTTTATACGTACACCGAGCAGACAAAAACGCAAGAAAAGATATCATCTGCCCCAGATATTGTATCTCGTGATATTACTATTTTTAATGAAGGAGGTGATATATTAGCCGAATATAATACATTCACTGTAAAACGAGTTAGGGAGCCACAGCTTATAAAAAAATTAACAGAAACACGCTCCCTGCATATTAATGACATCGCAAAGACTCATTCCATTGCGCATGCAGTTGAACAGAGTGAGATGATACAGACAACAAAGACCATCCACCAAGGAAGAGAGAGTCCTCATCTAGCCTCTATTCAAAGATATTTACAGCAGGAAATAGCAGACGTGCTGAAAATACATGCAGAGAGTGTGCAAACGAACACAGGCTTTTATGAGTTGGGACTAGATTCTACGCAATTACTAGGGCTTGTAAAGGTCCTGGAGAACAAAGTAAAGACAGCTCTGTACCCGACTCTGCTATTCGAATATTCGACAGTAGAACGTCTATCGCAATATTTGCTAGATCATTTTGAACCAGTTTTTGTGACAGAACATGGTACCGCTAAACCGCCAGAATCACGTGCGGATTTGATCCACTCATACCTACAACAAGAAATCGCCTCCGTACTACAAACAAATCCTAAAGACATCCCGTTGCATACAGGCTTTTATGAATTAGGATTAGACTCAACACATTTACTAAGTCTTGTCAAAGTCTTGGAGAAAAAGGTAGATGCACCCCTCTATCCAACTCTATTATTTGAATATTCAACAGTCGCCAAGCTGTCTGATTATTTGCAGGAAAATTGGGGGGGAGCTTTTATAGCGGAAGCTAAAGTGGATACAAAAGAAATAGCTGTGTCGCCTCTGTCGAGCAAATTACAAGCTGAGCAAGCTACCGTGCTTTATTTTAATCGACACTGGAAAAAGCTAGGGCTCAAGGAAACTCGCTCTTCCGCTATCAGTCGCAAGCAAGTTGTTCTTTTATTTCATGATGATAGGGGCCTACAAGCTGAATTGAAGCGACATATGCAGCTTGAGAATGTGTTTGCCTTGAAATCCGATGGGGTGGACCTGATTGATCAATTTCAAGCTAAGTGCAAGGAATGTCTTCTGCACATTCAGGAACTGTTACAGCAAAAACCGGTAACGGACATTCTCATTCAGATTGTCGCTGGTTCAGGTGAAGTAGATCAATACGCTGAAGCTTTAGAAGGAATGCTCAGGACAGCCTACCTAGAACAACCAAAAATACACAGTCAAATCATTCATTTTGAGAATTTGAATAAGACACCTGCACATGAAATCGCAGTCTTGCTGGAAAAAGAGGCACGTTGCCACGATGAAGGGGTAGCTAGCATTCAGTATCGTGGTAAGGACGTAAGCCGGTATGTTTATCAGCTAAGAGAAATGACTCCTAAATCTCCCCCCCGATCTCATTATGTCATGGAGCATGGTGTATATGTTATTACAGGCGGCTTAGGTGGCTTAGGGTATTTAATCGCCAGTCATCTGGCACAGCAGGTGGGTATCAAGCTTGCTTTATTGGGACGTTCCCGGTTGGATCAAAAGAAACAGCAACAGATCTATCGCTTAATGGAACTGGGAGCGGACGTACGTTATCTAGAAGTAGACTTATGCATACAGGCAGACACGGCTCAAGCTTTTCAGTCTATTAGAGAAGAGCTTGGACCGATCACAGGTATTTTTCATTGTGCTGGCGTGATTCAAGACCGATTACTCCTTCATAAGGATTCCAATAATTTGCAAGCTGTGCTCTCACCAAAATGGAAGGGAACGTGGAATGTAGATCGGGCCACCGAGGATGATGAATTGGAATATTTCGTTCTCTTTTCATCAGTTTCAGCCATTATGGGAAATGTAGGTCAAGCTGATTATGCTTGTGCCAACGCATCTATGGATTTGTTTGCCCTAAAGCGACAGGAACTGGTCAATAGCGGCAAGAGATGCGGCCAAACCTTTACGATTAACTGGCCACTATGGGCAGATGGTGGAATGCAGCTTCAGGAAGACCTGTTACAAATGATGAGTGCTTCAACAGGGTTATCTGTATTGCCAAGTACCGAAGGATTAGTAGCACTGGACCATATCTTATCACAACACAGCACGCAAACGATCGTGTTATATGGTGAGGAGCGTGCTATTAGGAGCCAAATTCAAAAGCTAAATGCATTGCGTGCAGAACAAGAGGAAGAAACAGCTAGTGTCATAACGAGAATATGCTGTGATCATGTTACTTTTCCAGAAGATTTGAAAACCTACTGGAAAAACATGAAAGCTGGACAGCCGATCAGTAGACATCCATCAACTATCACAGAGGTTCAGTCATTGAGAGAACAAGAAAATGATATCCTGCATTTACTAATTCGCACGCAAACCTCCCGACAGATTGAAGTGGTTATCTGTGGAAAAGGGAAAAAAACGGTTCTGTTATTCTGCGGTTTCGGTTTAACTGCTTCTCAATGGTACTACCAAATAAAGGAACTGCGAGAGGACTGTCAATTCATTATTATCCACCCACCAGGAGTCGGTTTAAGTGAAGATAACGGCGATCTTACGTTTCAGGGTATTTCAAGTACGGTTTGTGAGGTATTAGATATCTTACAAATACCTTCTCCTCTTTATGTGGTGGGAACTTCCTGGGGAGGAATGCTTGCCCAGACCTTTGCAGCGAAATTCCCTGAAAAGGTTGTTTCCTTAGCATTGGCAACAAGTTTCTGCGACATGAATCAATTATGGGATGAACAATCCTTAAAGGATGCCTTTGCACTTGATTTCTATGTGAATTATCGACAAGGTGCGTATGAACTGATTCAAGCCAGTAAATTTGTAAATCCAGTTGCCTTCCAATATAACGAGATCGAAAGACAAGGTAAATTAAATACCTACAAAATCCTGAAAGATATTACTGTGCCAACATTGATCGTATCAGCGAAACGAGACATCATGGGCTTTTATTCTCAAACAAATCAATTAGTAACAAAAATTCCGCAAGCTACACTAGTCGAGATCAACGGTGGTCATGGATGTAATATCACTCATTACGAGGAGTTTAATCGCATTCTACTTCAGTATTTACAAGAACATGAATAGGGGATGGTTACATTGGTGAAAAAAACGGTGATTAAAACGTATCCGTTATCAAAAGTGCAGAGTGTATTTTATCAACATTATGCCCTGCTTCCTGATTCCTATGGAAACAATGAAAAAATCCTTTACCGTATACATTCCAAGATCAATATAGATGTCATGAAGGAAGCCTTCTTACAGGTGATCAAGCGACATGAAATGTACCGTACCAATTTTCTCATGGAGGATGAGCCGGTGCATAAAGTATATGAGGAAGCGATTCTGGATTTTGAAGTGGTGGATGCTAGCGATTGGTCACAAGAGCTCGTAACACAGTTTTTAAGTGAGGAAACCTACCGCCCCTTTCAATTGGAAGAAAATCCTCCCTTTCGAATTAGATTGTTCCGCTTTTCAGAGGATGATTTTATCTTGCTTTTAGTGTGGCATCATGTTGCTGTAGATGGATGGTCTGCTTCTCTTACAATCGATGATTTTGGATTATTATACAAGAGTTTATTGGAAGGAAAGGAATGTGAGCTTACTCCGATCAGAAAACAGTTTTCAGACTTTGTTGTAGCCCAAAACGAAATGTTGGAAAGTCCAGAAGGTGAAAGACAGCGTTTATTTTGGAAAGAAAAGCTGTCAGGGGAGCTTCCTGTCCTGAAGCTTCCAGCAGATCGAGATTTTCCACAAGTTCGTACGTATAAAGGAGGGACGGTATCGTTTCGTCTTGAGAAAACAGTAAGCGATCAAGTTTTTGCTTATTGTCAACAGAAAGAGACGACCCTTGATCGAGTTCTGCTCTCCTTATATTTCACGTTTTTACATGGTTATTCACAGCAAGAAGAAATCGTAATTGGAACACCTAGGTATGGACGTGCATCGACAAGCTATTATAATACGTGTGGTGTTTTTGTCAATCTAATTCCATTGCGATTGAAAATGCCGAAAAATGCCACGTATGCTGAGCTGGTGCATTTTGTTGATGAACAAATTAAACAATGTCTGGATTATCAGGATTTTCCTATGACGCTTATGATGGAAGAGCAGGATATCAAAACAGGTTTAACTCCCTTGTTTCAAACCTGCTTCTCCATTCAAAAATGGCCTAGACAAAACACAACGTTTCATTTTGGGGATTCCACACACGAGATCAATTTACATGGATTACAAATGAGCCACTACTATACAGAAAAGAAAATCTCAAAGTTTGATCTTGCTCTGTATGTAGAAGAAGATCGTAAGAAAGGCATTTTACCTATCTTTGAATATAATGCTGATATTTTTGATAAAAAAACGATAGAGAAGCTAAGTCGTATTTTCATAACATTCATCACTTCGGTTATGGAAGATGATCAGGTGAAAATTTCCACCTTGTGCTCATACCTTCAAGCGGTTGAGAAATAGAGAAGAAACCAGATACACATAGAGAGGATAGGTTGAAAATGAGTCAAGTAGCCCTTTTCGAACAAGAGTTGATGCTACATGGAAAGCATACACTTCTATTAAATGGAAATGATCTGACCATAACAGATGTAGCCCAGATGGCGAAAGGTACCTTCGAAGCATTTACTTTTCACATATCAGAAGAAGCGAACAAGAGAATCGAAGAGTGTAACGAGCTAAAACATGAAATTATGAATCAGCATAATCCCATTTATGGGGTTACGACTGGCTTCGGGGACAGTGTACACAGACAAATTTCTGGTGAGAAAGCATGGGATTTGCAACGAAATTTAATTAGATTTCTATCGTGTGGGGTTGGTCCAGTAGCAGATGAGGCTGTGGCAAGAGCAACTATGCTCATACGCACGAATTGTTTGGTGAAGGGCAATTCAGCGGTACGATTGGAGGTCATTCATCAACTTATAGCGTATATGGAACGGGGAATTACGCCAATTATTCCTGAACGCGGATCGGTTGGAGCGAGTGGTGATTTAGTACCGTTAAGCTATCTTGCCTCTATATTAGTTGGGGAAGGAAAAGTTCTGTATAAAGGGGAGGAGCGTGAGGTAGCAGAAGCACTTGGAGCCGAGGGACTCGAGCCTTTGACTTTGGAAGCCAAGGAAGGACTTGCTTTAGTAAATGGGACCTCTTTTATGTCTGCCTTTGCTTGTCTCGCTTACGCGGATGCAGAAGAAATCGCATTTATAGCCGATATTTGTACGGCGATGGCTTCAGAAGCATTGCTTGGAAACCGAGGACACTTTTATTCATTCATTCATGAACAAAAACCGCACCTTGGACAAATGGCAAGTGCGAAAAATATTTATACCCTGCTAGAAGGCTCTCAATTATCTAAAGAATATTCACAAATTGTAGGGAATAATGAAAAATTGGATTCAAAGGCCTATTTGGAATTAACACAAAGCATCCAGGATCGCTATTCGATCCGTTGCGCTCCCCATGTTACTGGCGTGCTGTATGACACATTAGATTGGGTGAAAAAATGGCTAGAGGTGGAAATTAATTCAACGAACGATAATCCTATCTTTGATGTGGAAACACGTGACGTTTACAATGGGGGAAATTTTTATGGTGGTCATGTTGTACAAGCTATGGATTCACTTAAAGTAGCAGTTGCAAATATTGCAGATTTACTAGATCGACAATTGCAACTGGTGGTCGACGAAAAATTCAATAAGGATTTGACCCCCAATTTAATTCCGCGTTTTAACAATGACAATTACGAGATCGGCTTGCATCATGGATTTAAGGGTATGCAAATTGCAAGCTCAGCCTTAACGGCGGAGGCTTTAAAGATGAGTGGTCCAGTAAGTGTATTTTCACGTTCTACAGAAGCCCATAATCAGGATAAGGTGAGTATGGGCACAATTTCTTCACGAGATGCACGTACCATTGTTGAATTGACCCAACATGTAGCGGCAATTCATCTCATCGCCCTTTGTCAGGCATTAGATTTGCGTGATAGTAAAAAAATGTCTCCCCAAACAACAAAGATTTACAATATGATCCGCAAGCAAGTACCCTTTGTAGAACGTGATAGGGCATTGGATGGAGACATTGAGAAAGTTGTCCAGCTTATCCGCTCTGGAAATCTAAAGAAAGAAATTCACGATCAAAATGTGAATGACTAGCTGACGAAAGTTATTTCAGATAGAAGAATATGTAAGACTTCCCAGCGAGTTTGGGAAGTCTTTTATTAGTAGCAGGACTTGCAAAGGGAATCGAATTTCACATATGATACAAGGACATTATACTTTTTAACAAATAGAAATTAGGTGAATAATTATGATGAAGCACATTTCAACGGTAGGGGTATACGTAGAAGACCAACAAAAAGCACTAGCTTTCTGGACAGAGAAAGTAGGATTTACTGTATATGCTAACTTTCCTATGGGGCCTAAAGCAACATGGTTGGAAGTAGGTCCCGAAAATGCCCAGACACGCCTCGTTCTTTATCCAAAAGCAATGATGAAAAACTGGGCAGAGTTAAAGCCATCCATCGTATTTGAATGTGACGATATTTATAAATTGTATGAAGACCTGCAAGCAAAAGGAGTAGACGTTGATAAACCGAATGAAATGGAATTTGGCATCTTTTGCTTTTTTAGAGACGAGGATGGCAATCAATTCGGTTTAAAACAGCCAAAATAAGTAATGCCTGAATGAAAGCGAACCCAAGGAAAAAGAGGGTTCGTTTTTTCTTTATTAAAAATCCTTTGACAAGTAAACGCTTTCAAATTACAATTGTAAGCAACTAGAACAAATGTAATGAGGTGAGCGATGATGGGCTTGTGGGGAGCACTTCTATTCTTTTTCATTGGGATGTGGCTTTGCCAAATTTACTTTACGCTTCGTCAGGTGAAACATTATCGTCAAAGCATAGATGAAATGAAACAGCAACGTGCTGGTTTTCTAGGAGTTGGAGTGCAGAAAAACAGATTGTCGATCGGCTCTGTCGTCATACTTACTACGCATCCAGATGGATCTATTACTAGATGCAAGAGAATGACGGGGGTTACTGTTTTTGCTACCTTCAAGGAAGTACCTGAGCTAATCGGGAAGAAGCTCGAAGATTGTTACCCTGCTACTCCAGTTACACCAGAAGAAAAAGCGCTACAAATAGCGATTCAACAGATTGACCTACAACGAAAACAACTACAGAGAGCAAAAACCGCATTCCCTTCCACAACAGCTATGGAAGGCGACGCTAAGTCAATACCTACATTGATTACACCTATAACACCTAGATAGATTTTTACCCAGCTTCAACTTTACAACTACAGTAGTGATTCATACTTGGGTCGTGGGCCGAGTACATGCAAAAAGGATGCATGACTCGGCCTGTTTTTTTATCTTCAAGGGTAAAAAGCTCGGTTATTCCGAGTAATTCATTAACTGTGAGGGGGTATGGCTATGGATTTCCTTATCCATCTGGCTGAAGGATTTATTGGAATGTTTAATGAAGGGGGGAAAACATTTATTGGTTTCGTAACAGGGATCATTCCTACGCTAGTTTGTCTGATTACAGCAGTAAACGCATTACTCAAATTTTGCGGTGAGGAGCGAATTGCTCGCTTTGCACAAAAGTGTACAGGAAATATTGTGTTACGCTACACGGTATTTCCCATTATGGCGATGTTTTTCCTAACGAATCCAATGGCATATACCTTTGGACGCTTCTTAAAGGAAGAGCAGAAACCAGCTTTTTATGATTCCGCCGTCTCGATGTGTCATCCGATCACGGGTATGTTTCCGCATGCGAACCCTGCTGAGTTATTTGTTTATATGGGAATTGCCACAGGCATTCAGCAATTAGGCTACACATTGGGACCAATCGCCATTCGCTTTTTCATCGTTGGTGCAATCGTGATCCTAATTCGAGGCGTATTGACGGAGTATATCACTAAGATGATGCTAAAACGCAAAGCTCAACAAGCAAGTGTATAGAAGGTGAAAAGGAGGGAGCGGAAATGCAAAACTACCGTGCTGTTCATATTGTCAAGGGCTCTGGCGGCTGGGGTGGTCCACTGACCATTTTACCAACCCATGAAAAGAAATATATCGCTTGCGTAACGGGAGGGGGTATCCATCCTGTAGCGAACAAAATTGCTCAGTTGACTGGTGGTATTGCTGTTGATGCGTTTAACAATAAGGTGGAACCAGATGAAATGGCTTGCGTGGTCATTGATTGTGGTGGAACGGCTCGTTGCGGTGTATATCCTCGCTTAAACGTCATGACTGTCGACATCACGGCCACCTCACCATCTGGACCGCTCATTCAATTTATTAAAGAAGAGATTTTTGTATCTGGTGTACGTGAACAGGATATCATGGAAGCCGAAACCGCAGGGCAAGAAACAAAAGGAGCTTTGGTAGCAGAGAAAGGAAATGCAGAAACGGATACAGCTCAGGCTTCATTGTCTCTAACAGGTAAAAGCGCGAAGGAATTAAAGGAGGAAGCCAAAGCAAGAGTAGCTGAGATGAAAGCCGCCAAACAACCTACTATCATCGAAAAAATTGGGCGTGTGATGGGAGGCATCGTCAATGTTTTTTATCAGGCTGGCCGTGAAACAATTGAACAGGTTATTAAAAATATATTACCGTTTATGGCATTTGTAAGTACACTGATCGGCATTATCACCTATTCCGGTATTGGAGATGTGATTGCACGATTTGTTTCTCCTCTTGCTGGTAATCTAGTAGGACTCTTGTTATTGTCAATCATTGCGGCTTTGCCGTTTTTATCCCCAGTTTTAGGGCCAGGTGCGGTGATTGCTCAAGTGGTTGGTGTTCTCATTGGTGTAGAGATCGGTCGAGGAAATATTCCACCACAGCTTGCTTTACCAGCGTTATTTGCTATCAATCCGCAGGTAGGATGTGATTTCGTCCCAGTAGGACTTACTTTGGGAGAAGCGGAGCCGGAAACAATCGAGGTTGGCGTGCCAGCGGTTTTAATTTCCCGCTTAATTACAGGTCCTCTTGCTGTTGTGATTGCTTATTTATTCAGCTTTGGACTTTATTCAGAATAAGTAATCCATTTGTGTGTGGGATAAAAAATACGCAGGGAGTATTCGTGAAGGAGAGAAACCAATGACAACATTGCTAGAAGTAAAAGCCACCAAAATTGGCGAATTGGTCGAAAGCTTTCTAACAGAGCGTACGCTGATTATTTTTGATGATAATGTTCCAGACGAATTGCACGATATCGCTGTTCTACACACCAAAGCGGATTTGTTTGCACCTGTACAAGCAGGCGATTTTCTGGTTGTTGGAGATAGAAAGTATAGGATTGCAGCAGTCGGAGGAACAGCTAATGAAACACTTCAAAGCATGGGTCACTGTACACTTAGGTTTGATGGAGAGCCTACCCCAGAGTTACCAGGTACCATCCATGTGGAAGAGAATGAGTTGCCGGTTCCTGCTATTGATACGGTCATTGCTTTTGTACGTTACTAAAAATCCGTTCCTACAAAACTAAGGGGGAGAAGTATGATGCTAAACATCAATCGAAAACTAGCTGAATTGGCAAAAGACGGAGGCTCTATCAAGGTAGGTTTGGTCGGGGCAGGGCAAATGGGGCGCGGGCTGATTTCTCAAATTGAGTCGATGAAAGGCATGCGAGTGGTTGCTACAGCCGATATTGCGCCAGAAAATGCAGTGAATGCGTACAAAAAGGCTGGGGTAGGAGATACCGACATTTATGAAACGCAAGATAATGATAAAGCAGATCAAGCCATCAATCGAGGAAGCGTAGTTGTCACGAAGGATGCCTCTCTGATAGCTAGTCTCAAGGAAGTAGATGTGATCGTTGATGCGACAGGGGTTCCTACTATCGGCGCTAAAATGGCATGGGATGGTATTATGAATCAAAAACATGTAGTGATGTTAAATGCGGAAGCAGATGTGACTGTTGGCCCGCTCCTTTCAAAAATGGCTAGAGCCGCAGGGTTGGTCTATACAGGGACAGCAGGGGACGAGCCTGGATGTATTATGGAATTGCATGATTTTGCAGATGCATTAGGATTTGAGATTGTGGCGCTTGGAAAGGGAAAAAACAATCAAGTAAATTACTTTGCAAATCCGGACACGGCGCGTGAGGAAGCGCTCCAAAAAGGTGCTAGTCCGAAGATGATTGCTTCT
The nucleotide sequence above comes from Brevibacillus laterosporus LMG 15441. Encoded proteins:
- a CDS encoding alpha/beta fold hydrolase is translated as MKQTQVQETFLQRLYHSHYLVQDHRVHGICAVPGLALMDMVYRVAALYLDKQPIELRQVLFKQPIVTSEDFDKNIYVTFTPIDSYWKVTITSQKIKDDVIIDQQMEVNMECFMYVMNNRNNSQAFDVQAFMKQSTKQWDMDQMYDLVRKTKIFHDTFMKTEGTVYQWGNQELMELRLSSLAESYLDQFYAHAAFLDGSCLAGASFMVTGMQYNIFQKNTPYIPFMLERFCIYKPLPNKVYTYTEQTKTQEKISSAPDIVSRDITIFNEGGDILAEYNTFTVKRVREPQLIKKLTETRSLHINDIAKTHSIAHAVEQSEMIQTTKTIHQGRESPHLASIQRYLQQEIADVLKIHAESVQTNTGFYELGLDSTQLLGLVKVLENKVKTALYPTLLFEYSTVERLSQYLLDHFEPVFVTEHGTAKPPESRADLIHSYLQQEIASVLQTNPKDIPLHTGFYELGLDSTHLLSLVKVLEKKVDAPLYPTLLFEYSTVAKLSDYLQENWGGAFIAEAKVDTKEIAVSPLSSKLQAEQATVLYFNRHWKKLGLKETRSSAISRKQVVLLFHDDRGLQAELKRHMQLENVFALKSDGVDLIDQFQAKCKECLLHIQELLQQKPVTDILIQIVAGSGEVDQYAEALEGMLRTAYLEQPKIHSQIIHFENLNKTPAHEIAVLLEKEARCHDEGVASIQYRGKDVSRYVYQLREMTPKSPPRSHYVMEHGVYVITGGLGGLGYLIASHLAQQVGIKLALLGRSRLDQKKQQQIYRLMELGADVRYLEVDLCIQADTAQAFQSIREELGPITGIFHCAGVIQDRLLLHKDSNNLQAVLSPKWKGTWNVDRATEDDELEYFVLFSSVSAIMGNVGQADYACANASMDLFALKRQELVNSGKRCGQTFTINWPLWADGGMQLQEDLLQMMSASTGLSVLPSTEGLVALDHILSQHSTQTIVLYGEERAIRSQIQKLNALRAEQEEETASVITRICCDHVTFPEDLKTYWKNMKAGQPISRHPSTITEVQSLREQENDILHLLIRTQTSRQIEVVICGKGKKTVLLFCGFGLTASQWYYQIKELREDCQFIIIHPPGVGLSEDNGDLTFQGISSTVCEVLDILQIPSPLYVVGTSWGGMLAQTFAAKFPEKVVSLALATSFCDMNQLWDEQSLKDAFALDFYVNYRQGAYELIQASKFVNPVAFQYNEIERQGKLNTYKILKDITVPTLIVSAKRDIMGFYSQTNQLVTKIPQATLVEINGGHGCNITHYEEFNRILLQYLQEHE
- a CDS encoding condensation domain-containing protein, coding for MVTLVKKTVIKTYPLSKVQSVFYQHYALLPDSYGNNEKILYRIHSKINIDVMKEAFLQVIKRHEMYRTNFLMEDEPVHKVYEEAILDFEVVDASDWSQELVTQFLSEETYRPFQLEENPPFRIRLFRFSEDDFILLLVWHHVAVDGWSASLTIDDFGLLYKSLLEGKECELTPIRKQFSDFVVAQNEMLESPEGERQRLFWKEKLSGELPVLKLPADRDFPQVRTYKGGTVSFRLEKTVSDQVFAYCQQKETTLDRVLLSLYFTFLHGYSQQEEIVIGTPRYGRASTSYYNTCGVFVNLIPLRLKMPKNATYAELVHFVDEQIKQCLDYQDFPMTLMMEEQDIKTGLTPLFQTCFSIQKWPRQNTTFHFGDSTHEINLHGLQMSHYYTEKKISKFDLALYVEEDRKKGILPIFEYNADIFDKKTIEKLSRIFITFITSVMEDDQVKISTLCSYLQAVEK
- a CDS encoding aromatic amino acid ammonia-lyase; this translates as MSQVALFEQELMLHGKHTLLLNGNDLTITDVAQMAKGTFEAFTFHISEEANKRIEECNELKHEIMNQHNPIYGVTTGFGDSVHRQISGEKAWDLQRNLIRFLSCGVGPVADEAVARATMLIRTNCLVKGNSAVRLEVIHQLIAYMERGITPIIPERGSVGASGDLVPLSYLASILVGEGKVLYKGEEREVAEALGAEGLEPLTLEAKEGLALVNGTSFMSAFACLAYADAEEIAFIADICTAMASEALLGNRGHFYSFIHEQKPHLGQMASAKNIYTLLEGSQLSKEYSQIVGNNEKLDSKAYLELTQSIQDRYSIRCAPHVTGVLYDTLDWVKKWLEVEINSTNDNPIFDVETRDVYNGGNFYGGHVVQAMDSLKVAVANIADLLDRQLQLVVDEKFNKDLTPNLIPRFNNDNYEIGLHHGFKGMQIASSALTAEALKMSGPVSVFSRSTEAHNQDKVSMGTISSRDARTIVELTQHVAAIHLIALCQALDLRDSKKMSPQTTKIYNMIRKQVPFVERDRALDGDIEKVVQLIRSGNLKKEIHDQNVND
- a CDS encoding VOC family protein: MMKHISTVGVYVEDQQKALAFWTEKVGFTVYANFPMGPKATWLEVGPENAQTRLVLYPKAMMKNWAELKPSIVFECDDIYKLYEDLQAKGVDVDKPNEMEFGIFCFFRDEDGNQFGLKQPK
- a CDS encoding transcriptional regulator GutM yields the protein MMGLWGALLFFFIGMWLCQIYFTLRQVKHYRQSIDEMKQQRAGFLGVGVQKNRLSIGSVVILTTHPDGSITRCKRMTGVTVFATFKEVPELIGKKLEDCYPATPVTPEEKALQIAIQQIDLQRKQLQRAKTAFPSTTAMEGDAKSIPTLITPITPR
- the srlA gene encoding PTS glucitol/sorbitol transporter subunit IIC; the encoded protein is MDFLIHLAEGFIGMFNEGGKTFIGFVTGIIPTLVCLITAVNALLKFCGEERIARFAQKCTGNIVLRYTVFPIMAMFFLTNPMAYTFGRFLKEEQKPAFYDSAVSMCHPITGMFPHANPAELFVYMGIATGIQQLGYTLGPIAIRFFIVGAIVILIRGVLTEYITKMMLKRKAQQASV
- the srlE gene encoding PTS glucitol/sorbitol transporter subunit IIB; translated protein: MQNYRAVHIVKGSGGWGGPLTILPTHEKKYIACVTGGGIHPVANKIAQLTGGIAVDAFNNKVEPDEMACVVIDCGGTARCGVYPRLNVMTVDITATSPSGPLIQFIKEEIFVSGVREQDIMEAETAGQETKGALVAEKGNAETDTAQASLSLTGKSAKELKEEAKARVAEMKAAKQPTIIEKIGRVMGGIVNVFYQAGRETIEQVIKNILPFMAFVSTLIGIITYSGIGDVIARFVSPLAGNLVGLLLLSIIAALPFLSPVLGPGAVIAQVVGVLIGVEIGRGNIPPQLALPALFAINPQVGCDFVPVGLTLGEAEPETIEVGVPAVLISRLITGPLAVVIAYLFSFGLYSE
- a CDS encoding PTS glucitol/sorbitol transporter subunit IIA, producing the protein MTTLLEVKATKIGELVESFLTERTLIIFDDNVPDELHDIAVLHTKADLFAPVQAGDFLVVGDRKYRIAAVGGTANETLQSMGHCTLRFDGEPTPELPGTIHVEENELPVPAIDTVIAFVRY
- a CDS encoding NAD(P)H-dependent oxidoreductase, producing MLNINRKLAELAKDGGSIKVGLVGAGQMGRGLISQIESMKGMRVVATADIAPENAVNAYKKAGVGDTDIYETQDNDKADQAINRGSVVVTKDASLIASLKEVDVIVDATGVPTIGAKMAWDGIMNQKHVVMLNAEADVTVGPLLSKMARAAGLVYTGTAGDEPGCIMELHDFADALGFEIVALGKGKNNQVNYFANPDTAREEALQKGASPKMIASFQDGTKTMVEMTCVANATGFIPDIPGMHGVKSGVRELPDIFRLQEHGGILHQHKIVEYVDGIAPGVFAIITSDKEEVHHEMRYLKMGNGPHYVLYRPYHLCSLETPLSVAKAYLDQEPTIIPYYGSVAETVAVAKKDLLPGDALDCIGGFTAFGRIVTATDKQRMNALPIGLIGPHIRLKRIVKQGDYITYDDVEFMEENIILHLRRMMDAQM